One Lucilia cuprina isolate Lc7/37 chromosome 4, ASM2204524v1, whole genome shotgun sequence DNA segment encodes these proteins:
- the LOC111677688 gene encoding C2 domain-containing protein 5 isoform X3, with translation MPGKVGVKIKAGRNLPVMDKSSDTTDAYVEIKLGNVTHKTDVCRKSLNPQWNTDWFRFEVDDAELQDEPLQIRLMDHDTYSANDAIGKVNIGLNPLCLETSGQTTQGKGTVLSGWIPVFDTMHGIRGEVNVIVKVDLFSDVNKFRQSSCGIPFFHSPCIPIGYRAQVIHGFVEELVVNDDPEYQWIDKIRTPRASNEARQVVFLKLSGQVQRKMGLKAINMGANAVIAYTQCFDLEGDVGVVARGIGTAVTLIKDTTNQPTSADNALIEESLNEINGSGSCTSNNNSPNLRNSISPNTSLMDETVTAGNTFSAAGNRSKMSPTPSRTGAVVTPMILQSQSDSLSSATTVSTATTIIPKEVGEMARRSSDSDLSVTPKGNSFCVASDRLMAATAMMRMGPAIGKSSNSEGMDMLEYPFLTMTKYPPGLILHIGATVAARSVKLLERVPNPDEPEIRDSWWTELRMEIRSHARSLGCNVVLGYSELTTISDDVCVLSATGTAAIIIMGYNRSISQNDIFNITKTAGGSGMSVSLEERNVINSDPNAKDMGSGISNGSVGKRYGLPAMLNVSKTSCTVCHVPYNVTSVPFNVKMKKCAICLKGRVPDVLLATLEVPESIQVTGRGCFLQAQVVRAKKDLRSELNAKEISDGLPFLEYELHRVLINKLKAKGMNAIFGLKVQVSIGERMIALVATGTALFITALPVPQVPKIVAGNSWTDKQKLNELQKKLQETFERYQEIYQLKSIDQDMLDKSSDTDDSDEEGVDVDLNCGNKDTCVLEVDDIEDLEIISLLMESQPPEGFHVVSTQKVPGMMDIEAVKNLQMFTQVWRAKTDTGQTVTGFPKHFQRLMQIIYFKLRTMIPCAICDLKFKLDFPESDQIQILVTGMALGLGDPNKLKNKRKNVTNGQSDSNDSMSHTHSAGEINNKKLQQLQQEEDYMFPLDEDHMVETPTPATNIPLFGAQLFKNRKSSPIQLSSAPGSMRQRHNRVYERNGVDITPLSFIPGGKIEKYLGNLNFFFIRESTSIRENGGISGFVHGFITELLAVVRAHISALGGNAMVSFYLTELILFDNQHKNQGQCLISIGGDAVYVSYHQDD, from the exons ATGCCAGGCAAGGTGGGTGTCAAAATTAAAGCTGGCAGGAATCTGCCTGTTATGGACAAATCATCGGACACAACAGATGCCTACGTAGAAATAAAATTGGGCAATGTGACACACAAAACTGATGTCTGTAGAAAAAGTCTTAATCCACAATGGAATACAGATTG gtttcgTTTTGAAGTTGATGATGCAGAGCTACAAGATGAACCCTTGCAGATACGTCTTATGGACCATGACACCTACTCAGCAAATGATGCAATTGGCAAAGTAAATATTGGTTTAAATCCCTTATGTTTAGAAACTTCCGGCCAAACCACCCAAGGCAAAGGCACTGTTCTTTCTGGATGGATACCAGTGTTCGACACTATGCACGGCATACGTGGTGAAGTCAATGTCATTGTCAAAGTGGATTTATTTTCAGATGTTAACAAATTTCGCCAGAGTTCCTGTGGCATACCGTTCTTCCATT CTCCCTGTATACCAATTGGTTATCGTGCTCAAGTTATTCATGGTTTTGTAGAGGAGTTAGTAGTTAATGATGATCCTGAATATCAGTGGATTGACAAGATACGAACACCTAGAGCTTCCAATGAAGCTCGTCAGGTAGTTTTTCTGAAATTATCGGGTCAg GTTCAGCGAAAAATGGGACTGAAAGCCATAAATATGGGCGCCAATGCTGTTATAGCTTATACACAATGTTTCGACTTAGAAGGTGACGTTGGCGTGGTGGCTCGTGGCATAGGCACCGCTGTGACCTTGATCAAAGACACTACTAATCAACCAACTTCGGCAGACAATGCTTTAATTGAAGA GTCTTTGAATGAAATCAATGGCAGCGGCAGCTGTACTTCCAACAATAATAGTCCAAATCTAAGGAATTCAATTTCGCCCAATACATCACTTATGGATGAAACAGTTACGGCGGGAAATACGTTTTCTGCTGCTGGTAATCGCAGTAAAATGTCTCCTACACCTTCACGTACTGGTGCCGTCGTTACTCCCATGATTTTACAATCCCAATCGGATAGTCTATCATCGGCTACTACCGTATCAACGGCTACAACAATTATTCCCAAAGAGGTGGGTGAAATGGCTAGACGTTCTTCAGATTCGGATTTAAGTGTTACACCAAAAG GAAATTCATTTTGTGTGGCCAGTGATCGTTTGATGGCAGCAACAGCTATGATGCGTATGGGTCCAGCTATAGGTAAATCATCGAATTCAGAAGGCATGGATATGTTGGAATATCCATTTTTAACTATGACCAAATATCCACCTGGTCTGATACTGCATATTGGGGCAACTGTGGCGGCTAGATCGGTAAAACTATTGGAAAGAGTACCCAATCCAGATGAGCCAGAAATCCGTGATTCCTGGTGGACAGAATTACGCATGGAGATTAGATCACATGCACGATCTTTAGGTTGTAATGTGGTACTTGGTTATTCCGAGTTAACCACTATATc cGACGATGTTTGTGTTCTTTCGGCCACTGGCACTGCAGCCATTATAATTATGGGCTATAATCGTTCCATATcacaaaatgatatttttaatataacaaaaactgcTGGTGGCAGTGGTATGTCAGTATCTCTAGAAGAGAGAAATGTTATTAACAGTGATCCTAATGCCAAGGATATGGGCAGTGGTATATCCAATGGTTCTGTAGGTAAACGTTATGGACTTCCTGCTATGCTAAATGTGTCAAAAACTTCTTGTACCGTGTGCCATGTACCCTACAATGTCACTTCGGTGCCATTCaatgttaaaatgaaaaaatgtgcAATATGTTTAAAGGGTCGTGTGCCAGATGTACTATTGGCCACTTTAGAAGTACCCGAGTCCATACAAGTAACAG GACGTGGTTGTTTTCTACAGGCTCAAGTAGTTAGAGCTAAAAAAGATTTACGCTCCGAACTGAATGCTAAAGAAATTTCCGATGGTCTACCCTTTTTGGAATACGAACTACATCGTGTGCTCATTAATAAGCTTAAAGCCAAGGGTATGAATGCTATCTTTGGCTTGAAAGTACAAGTATCTATAGGTGAACGTATGATTGCCTTGGTAGCCACTGGCACTGCACTCTTCATCACAGCATTACCCGTACCACAAGTACCTAAAATAGTTGCTGGCAACTCTTGGACTGATAAGCAAAAACTAAATGAATTACAAAAGAAACTACAGGAGACATTTGAACGTTATCAGGAGATCTATCAATTGAAATCCATAGATCAGGATATGTTGGACAAAAGTTCCGATACCGATGACTCCGATGAAGAAGGTGTCGATGTAGATTTAAATTGCGGCAATAAGGATACTTGTGTTTTGGAAGTTGATGATATCGAAGATTTAGAAATTATATCACTGCTAATGGAATCACAACCACCGGAAGGTTTTCATGTTGTTAGTACTCAAAAAGTTCCCGGCATGATGGATATAGAAGCGGTTAAGAACTTGCAAATGTTTACACAGGTGTGGAGGGCAAAAACCGATACGGGTCAAACTGTTACCGGTTTTCCTAAGCATTTTCAAAG ATTGATGcagattatttatttcaaattacgCACTATGATACCATGCGCCATttgtgatttaaaatttaaattggatTTCCCAGAAAGT gatcaaattcaaattttagttacCGGTATGGCTTTGGGTCTAGGCGACcccaataaattgaaaaacaaacgtAAAAATGTAACCAATGGTCAATCGGATAGTAATGACTCTATGAGTCATACCCATTCGGCTGGTgagattaataataaaaaattacaacagcTACAACAAGAGGAAGATTATATGTTCCCTCTGGATGAAGATCACATGGTGGAGACACCAACACCAGCTACCAATATACCGCTGTTTGGagcacaattatttaaaaatcgtaAATCATCACCCATACAATTGTCTTCGGCTCCCGGATCAATGCGTCAAAGACAT aatcGTGTATACGAACGTAATGGTGTGGATATAACACCTTTGAGTTTTATACCGGGaggtaaaattgaaaagtatttgggtaatttaaatttcttctttATAAGAGAGAGCACATCTATAAGGGAAAATGGTGGCATAAGTGGCTTTGTCCATGGCTTTATCACAGAG CTATTGGCTGTTGTTAGAGCTCATATATCGGCCTTAGGCGGCAATGCCATGGTGTCATTTTACTTAACCGAATTAATATTATTCGATAATCAACATAAAAATCAA GGTCAATGTCTTATAAGTATTGGTGGCGATGCGGTTTATGTTTCATATCATCAAGATGACTAA
- the LOC111677688 gene encoding C2 domain-containing protein 5 isoform X1, with protein MPGKVGVKIKAGRNLPVMDKSSDTTDAYVEIKLGNVTHKTDVCRKSLNPQWNTDWFRFEVDDAELQDEPLQIRLMDHDTYSANDAIGKVNIGLNPLCLETSGQTTQGKGTVLSGWIPVFDTMHGIRGEVNVIVKVDLFSDVNKFRQSSCGIPFFHSPCIPIGYRAQVIHGFVEELVVNDDPEYQWIDKIRTPRASNEARQVVFLKLSGQVQRKMGLKAINMGANAVIAYTQCFDLEGDVGVVARGIGTAVTLIKDTTNQPTSADNALIEERTLKYLEFLTGASINPRQKSSSTLSFSKLNFDSSLLDVREADSDPESQLMMDLIRQEEGRGGRRIKKFTHKMKHLTNSSRNILNDKYALLMRKIDEHSRSSSSGSRSLSSVIYFPTKNVNMRSESNSMLDVRKAKKSWTHSEPISTGKKLQKTTHPIVRSVSDDSAMKQPTPSFNTQIHKTTSKDQRVGSESTISTQSSPDVCSTEQCSCNFPHNVDMSSCLEMHNIVANVEVNVANKKTDKNADDILENPDEFSFNSGRRFSSQPDLVNFATNCASSHLHSQSLNNVNIAPMPANLACKQTIKKNFNTRPASIVLASTTEGNSFCVASDRLMAATAMMRMGPAIGKSSNSEGMDMLEYPFLTMTKYPPGLILHIGATVAARSVKLLERVPNPDEPEIRDSWWTELRMEIRSHARSLGCNVVLGYSELTTISDDVCVLSATGTAAIIIMGYNRSISQNDIFNITKTAGGSGMSVSLEERNVINSDPNAKDMGSGISNGSVGKRYGLPAMLNVSKTSCTVCHVPYNVTSVPFNVKMKKCAICLKGRVPDVLLATLEVPESIQVTGRGCFLQAQVVRAKKDLRSELNAKEISDGLPFLEYELHRVLINKLKAKGMNAIFGLKVQVSIGERMIALVATGTALFITALPVPQVPKIVAGNSWTDKQKLNELQKKLQETFERYQEIYQLKSIDQDMLDKSSDTDDSDEEGVDVDLNCGNKDTCVLEVDDIEDLEIISLLMESQPPEGFHVVSTQKVPGMMDIEAVKNLQMFTQVWRAKTDTGQTVTGFPKHFQRLMQIIYFKLRTMIPCAICDLKFKLDFPESDQIQILVTGMALGLGDPNKLKNKRKNVTNGQSDSNDSMSHTHSAGEINNKKLQQLQQEEDYMFPLDEDHMVETPTPATNIPLFGAQLFKNRKSSPIQLSSAPGSMRQRHNRVYERNGVDITPLSFIPGGKIEKYLGNLNFFFIRESTSIRENGGISGFVHGFITELLAVVRAHISALGGNAMVSFYLTELILFDNQHKNQGQCLISIGGDAVYVSYHQDD; from the exons ATGCCAGGCAAGGTGGGTGTCAAAATTAAAGCTGGCAGGAATCTGCCTGTTATGGACAAATCATCGGACACAACAGATGCCTACGTAGAAATAAAATTGGGCAATGTGACACACAAAACTGATGTCTGTAGAAAAAGTCTTAATCCACAATGGAATACAGATTG gtttcgTTTTGAAGTTGATGATGCAGAGCTACAAGATGAACCCTTGCAGATACGTCTTATGGACCATGACACCTACTCAGCAAATGATGCAATTGGCAAAGTAAATATTGGTTTAAATCCCTTATGTTTAGAAACTTCCGGCCAAACCACCCAAGGCAAAGGCACTGTTCTTTCTGGATGGATACCAGTGTTCGACACTATGCACGGCATACGTGGTGAAGTCAATGTCATTGTCAAAGTGGATTTATTTTCAGATGTTAACAAATTTCGCCAGAGTTCCTGTGGCATACCGTTCTTCCATT CTCCCTGTATACCAATTGGTTATCGTGCTCAAGTTATTCATGGTTTTGTAGAGGAGTTAGTAGTTAATGATGATCCTGAATATCAGTGGATTGACAAGATACGAACACCTAGAGCTTCCAATGAAGCTCGTCAGGTAGTTTTTCTGAAATTATCGGGTCAg GTTCAGCGAAAAATGGGACTGAAAGCCATAAATATGGGCGCCAATGCTGTTATAGCTTATACACAATGTTTCGACTTAGAAGGTGACGTTGGCGTGGTGGCTCGTGGCATAGGCACCGCTGTGACCTTGATCAAAGACACTACTAATCAACCAACTTCGGCAGACAATGCTTTAATTGAAGA acgcactctaaaatatttagaatttttaacagGCGCTAGTATTAATCCACGTCAGAAGTCTTCCTCAACGTTGTCATTTAGTAAACTCAATTTCGATAGTTCTCTGTTAGATGTCAGAGAAGCCGATTCAGATCCCGAGTCACAGCTAATGATGGATCTTATACGACAAGAGGAGGGTCGTGGCGGTAGACGCATAAAAAAGTTTACTCATAAAATGAAGCATCTTACCAATTCATCacgtaatattttaaatgataaatatgCTTTATTAATGCGTAAAATCGATGAACATTCAAGATCATCCTCTAGTGGTTCAAGATCCCTAAGTAGTGTTATATATTTTCCCACTAAAAATGTGAACATGCGATCAGAATCAAATTCTATGTTGGATGTGCGTAAAGCGAAGAAAAGTTGGACGCACAGTGAACCCATATCAACTGgtaagaaattgcaaaaaactacACATCCTATTGTGCGATCGGTCAGTGATGATTCGGCCATGAAGCAGCCGACACCATCCTTTAATACTCAAATTCATAAGACAACGTCAAAAGATCAAAGAGTGGGCTCGGAATCGACCATAAGTACACAATCATCGCCGGATGTGTGTTCTACCGAACAATGTTCTTGTAATTTTCCACACAATGTTGACATGTCCTCTTGTCTGGAAATGCATAATATTGTGGCAAACGTCGAAGTCAATGTTGCcaataaaaaaactgataaG AATGCTGACGACATTTTAGAAAATCCCGATGAATTTAGCTTTAATTCCGGTAGACGTTTCTCCTCACAGCCCGATTTAGttaattttgcaacaaattgCGCTAGTTCTCATTTGCACTCACAATCTCTTAACAATGTAAATATAGCTCCAATGCCAGCTAATTTAGCTTGcaaacaaactataaaaaagaatttcaatACTCGTCCAGCATCTATTGTTTTAGCCAGTACTACTGAgg GAAATTCATTTTGTGTGGCCAGTGATCGTTTGATGGCAGCAACAGCTATGATGCGTATGGGTCCAGCTATAGGTAAATCATCGAATTCAGAAGGCATGGATATGTTGGAATATCCATTTTTAACTATGACCAAATATCCACCTGGTCTGATACTGCATATTGGGGCAACTGTGGCGGCTAGATCGGTAAAACTATTGGAAAGAGTACCCAATCCAGATGAGCCAGAAATCCGTGATTCCTGGTGGACAGAATTACGCATGGAGATTAGATCACATGCACGATCTTTAGGTTGTAATGTGGTACTTGGTTATTCCGAGTTAACCACTATATc cGACGATGTTTGTGTTCTTTCGGCCACTGGCACTGCAGCCATTATAATTATGGGCTATAATCGTTCCATATcacaaaatgatatttttaatataacaaaaactgcTGGTGGCAGTGGTATGTCAGTATCTCTAGAAGAGAGAAATGTTATTAACAGTGATCCTAATGCCAAGGATATGGGCAGTGGTATATCCAATGGTTCTGTAGGTAAACGTTATGGACTTCCTGCTATGCTAAATGTGTCAAAAACTTCTTGTACCGTGTGCCATGTACCCTACAATGTCACTTCGGTGCCATTCaatgttaaaatgaaaaaatgtgcAATATGTTTAAAGGGTCGTGTGCCAGATGTACTATTGGCCACTTTAGAAGTACCCGAGTCCATACAAGTAACAG GACGTGGTTGTTTTCTACAGGCTCAAGTAGTTAGAGCTAAAAAAGATTTACGCTCCGAACTGAATGCTAAAGAAATTTCCGATGGTCTACCCTTTTTGGAATACGAACTACATCGTGTGCTCATTAATAAGCTTAAAGCCAAGGGTATGAATGCTATCTTTGGCTTGAAAGTACAAGTATCTATAGGTGAACGTATGATTGCCTTGGTAGCCACTGGCACTGCACTCTTCATCACAGCATTACCCGTACCACAAGTACCTAAAATAGTTGCTGGCAACTCTTGGACTGATAAGCAAAAACTAAATGAATTACAAAAGAAACTACAGGAGACATTTGAACGTTATCAGGAGATCTATCAATTGAAATCCATAGATCAGGATATGTTGGACAAAAGTTCCGATACCGATGACTCCGATGAAGAAGGTGTCGATGTAGATTTAAATTGCGGCAATAAGGATACTTGTGTTTTGGAAGTTGATGATATCGAAGATTTAGAAATTATATCACTGCTAATGGAATCACAACCACCGGAAGGTTTTCATGTTGTTAGTACTCAAAAAGTTCCCGGCATGATGGATATAGAAGCGGTTAAGAACTTGCAAATGTTTACACAGGTGTGGAGGGCAAAAACCGATACGGGTCAAACTGTTACCGGTTTTCCTAAGCATTTTCAAAG ATTGATGcagattatttatttcaaattacgCACTATGATACCATGCGCCATttgtgatttaaaatttaaattggatTTCCCAGAAAGT gatcaaattcaaattttagttacCGGTATGGCTTTGGGTCTAGGCGACcccaataaattgaaaaacaaacgtAAAAATGTAACCAATGGTCAATCGGATAGTAATGACTCTATGAGTCATACCCATTCGGCTGGTgagattaataataaaaaattacaacagcTACAACAAGAGGAAGATTATATGTTCCCTCTGGATGAAGATCACATGGTGGAGACACCAACACCAGCTACCAATATACCGCTGTTTGGagcacaattatttaaaaatcgtaAATCATCACCCATACAATTGTCTTCGGCTCCCGGATCAATGCGTCAAAGACAT aatcGTGTATACGAACGTAATGGTGTGGATATAACACCTTTGAGTTTTATACCGGGaggtaaaattgaaaagtatttgggtaatttaaatttcttctttATAAGAGAGAGCACATCTATAAGGGAAAATGGTGGCATAAGTGGCTTTGTCCATGGCTTTATCACAGAG CTATTGGCTGTTGTTAGAGCTCATATATCGGCCTTAGGCGGCAATGCCATGGTGTCATTTTACTTAACCGAATTAATATTATTCGATAATCAACATAAAAATCAA GGTCAATGTCTTATAAGTATTGGTGGCGATGCGGTTTATGTTTCATATCATCAAGATGACTAA
- the LOC111677688 gene encoding C2 domain-containing protein 5 isoform X2 encodes MPGKVGVKIKAGRNLPVMDKSSDTTDAYVEIKLGNVTHKTDVCRKSLNPQWNTDWFRFEVDDAELQDEPLQIRLMDHDTYSANDAIGKVNIGLNPLCLETSGQTTQGKGTVLSGWIPVFDTMHGIRGEVNVIVKVDLFSDVNKFRQSSCGIPFFHSPCIPIGYRAQVIHGFVEELVVNDDPEYQWIDKIRTPRASNEARQVVFLKLSGQVQRKMGLKAINMGANAVIAYTQCFDLEGDVGVVARGIGTAVTLIKDTTNQPTSADNALIEESLNEINGSGSCTSNNNSPNLRNSISPNTSLMDETVTAGNTFSAAGNRSKMSPTPSRTGAVVTPMILQSQSDSLSSATTVSTATTIIPKEVGEMARRSSDSDLSVTPKVIHRKRNSFCVASDRLMAATAMMRMGPAIGKSSNSEGMDMLEYPFLTMTKYPPGLILHIGATVAARSVKLLERVPNPDEPEIRDSWWTELRMEIRSHARSLGCNVVLGYSELTTISDDVCVLSATGTAAIIIMGYNRSISQNDIFNITKTAGGSGMSVSLEERNVINSDPNAKDMGSGISNGSVGKRYGLPAMLNVSKTSCTVCHVPYNVTSVPFNVKMKKCAICLKGRVPDVLLATLEVPESIQVTGRGCFLQAQVVRAKKDLRSELNAKEISDGLPFLEYELHRVLINKLKAKGMNAIFGLKVQVSIGERMIALVATGTALFITALPVPQVPKIVAGNSWTDKQKLNELQKKLQETFERYQEIYQLKSIDQDMLDKSSDTDDSDEEGVDVDLNCGNKDTCVLEVDDIEDLEIISLLMESQPPEGFHVVSTQKVPGMMDIEAVKNLQMFTQVWRAKTDTGQTVTGFPKHFQRLMQIIYFKLRTMIPCAICDLKFKLDFPESDQIQILVTGMALGLGDPNKLKNKRKNVTNGQSDSNDSMSHTHSAGEINNKKLQQLQQEEDYMFPLDEDHMVETPTPATNIPLFGAQLFKNRKSSPIQLSSAPGSMRQRHNRVYERNGVDITPLSFIPGGKIEKYLGNLNFFFIRESTSIRENGGISGFVHGFITELLAVVRAHISALGGNAMVSFYLTELILFDNQHKNQGQCLISIGGDAVYVSYHQDD; translated from the exons ATGCCAGGCAAGGTGGGTGTCAAAATTAAAGCTGGCAGGAATCTGCCTGTTATGGACAAATCATCGGACACAACAGATGCCTACGTAGAAATAAAATTGGGCAATGTGACACACAAAACTGATGTCTGTAGAAAAAGTCTTAATCCACAATGGAATACAGATTG gtttcgTTTTGAAGTTGATGATGCAGAGCTACAAGATGAACCCTTGCAGATACGTCTTATGGACCATGACACCTACTCAGCAAATGATGCAATTGGCAAAGTAAATATTGGTTTAAATCCCTTATGTTTAGAAACTTCCGGCCAAACCACCCAAGGCAAAGGCACTGTTCTTTCTGGATGGATACCAGTGTTCGACACTATGCACGGCATACGTGGTGAAGTCAATGTCATTGTCAAAGTGGATTTATTTTCAGATGTTAACAAATTTCGCCAGAGTTCCTGTGGCATACCGTTCTTCCATT CTCCCTGTATACCAATTGGTTATCGTGCTCAAGTTATTCATGGTTTTGTAGAGGAGTTAGTAGTTAATGATGATCCTGAATATCAGTGGATTGACAAGATACGAACACCTAGAGCTTCCAATGAAGCTCGTCAGGTAGTTTTTCTGAAATTATCGGGTCAg GTTCAGCGAAAAATGGGACTGAAAGCCATAAATATGGGCGCCAATGCTGTTATAGCTTATACACAATGTTTCGACTTAGAAGGTGACGTTGGCGTGGTGGCTCGTGGCATAGGCACCGCTGTGACCTTGATCAAAGACACTACTAATCAACCAACTTCGGCAGACAATGCTTTAATTGAAGA GTCTTTGAATGAAATCAATGGCAGCGGCAGCTGTACTTCCAACAATAATAGTCCAAATCTAAGGAATTCAATTTCGCCCAATACATCACTTATGGATGAAACAGTTACGGCGGGAAATACGTTTTCTGCTGCTGGTAATCGCAGTAAAATGTCTCCTACACCTTCACGTACTGGTGCCGTCGTTACTCCCATGATTTTACAATCCCAATCGGATAGTCTATCATCGGCTACTACCGTATCAACGGCTACAACAATTATTCCCAAAGAGGTGGGTGAAATGGCTAGACGTTCTTCAGATTCGGATTTAAGTGTTACACCAAAAG ttataCATCGTAAAA GAAATTCATTTTGTGTGGCCAGTGATCGTTTGATGGCAGCAACAGCTATGATGCGTATGGGTCCAGCTATAGGTAAATCATCGAATTCAGAAGGCATGGATATGTTGGAATATCCATTTTTAACTATGACCAAATATCCACCTGGTCTGATACTGCATATTGGGGCAACTGTGGCGGCTAGATCGGTAAAACTATTGGAAAGAGTACCCAATCCAGATGAGCCAGAAATCCGTGATTCCTGGTGGACAGAATTACGCATGGAGATTAGATCACATGCACGATCTTTAGGTTGTAATGTGGTACTTGGTTATTCCGAGTTAACCACTATATc cGACGATGTTTGTGTTCTTTCGGCCACTGGCACTGCAGCCATTATAATTATGGGCTATAATCGTTCCATATcacaaaatgatatttttaatataacaaaaactgcTGGTGGCAGTGGTATGTCAGTATCTCTAGAAGAGAGAAATGTTATTAACAGTGATCCTAATGCCAAGGATATGGGCAGTGGTATATCCAATGGTTCTGTAGGTAAACGTTATGGACTTCCTGCTATGCTAAATGTGTCAAAAACTTCTTGTACCGTGTGCCATGTACCCTACAATGTCACTTCGGTGCCATTCaatgttaaaatgaaaaaatgtgcAATATGTTTAAAGGGTCGTGTGCCAGATGTACTATTGGCCACTTTAGAAGTACCCGAGTCCATACAAGTAACAG GACGTGGTTGTTTTCTACAGGCTCAAGTAGTTAGAGCTAAAAAAGATTTACGCTCCGAACTGAATGCTAAAGAAATTTCCGATGGTCTACCCTTTTTGGAATACGAACTACATCGTGTGCTCATTAATAAGCTTAAAGCCAAGGGTATGAATGCTATCTTTGGCTTGAAAGTACAAGTATCTATAGGTGAACGTATGATTGCCTTGGTAGCCACTGGCACTGCACTCTTCATCACAGCATTACCCGTACCACAAGTACCTAAAATAGTTGCTGGCAACTCTTGGACTGATAAGCAAAAACTAAATGAATTACAAAAGAAACTACAGGAGACATTTGAACGTTATCAGGAGATCTATCAATTGAAATCCATAGATCAGGATATGTTGGACAAAAGTTCCGATACCGATGACTCCGATGAAGAAGGTGTCGATGTAGATTTAAATTGCGGCAATAAGGATACTTGTGTTTTGGAAGTTGATGATATCGAAGATTTAGAAATTATATCACTGCTAATGGAATCACAACCACCGGAAGGTTTTCATGTTGTTAGTACTCAAAAAGTTCCCGGCATGATGGATATAGAAGCGGTTAAGAACTTGCAAATGTTTACACAGGTGTGGAGGGCAAAAACCGATACGGGTCAAACTGTTACCGGTTTTCCTAAGCATTTTCAAAG ATTGATGcagattatttatttcaaattacgCACTATGATACCATGCGCCATttgtgatttaaaatttaaattggatTTCCCAGAAAGT gatcaaattcaaattttagttacCGGTATGGCTTTGGGTCTAGGCGACcccaataaattgaaaaacaaacgtAAAAATGTAACCAATGGTCAATCGGATAGTAATGACTCTATGAGTCATACCCATTCGGCTGGTgagattaataataaaaaattacaacagcTACAACAAGAGGAAGATTATATGTTCCCTCTGGATGAAGATCACATGGTGGAGACACCAACACCAGCTACCAATATACCGCTGTTTGGagcacaattatttaaaaatcgtaAATCATCACCCATACAATTGTCTTCGGCTCCCGGATCAATGCGTCAAAGACAT aatcGTGTATACGAACGTAATGGTGTGGATATAACACCTTTGAGTTTTATACCGGGaggtaaaattgaaaagtatttgggtaatttaaatttcttctttATAAGAGAGAGCACATCTATAAGGGAAAATGGTGGCATAAGTGGCTTTGTCCATGGCTTTATCACAGAG CTATTGGCTGTTGTTAGAGCTCATATATCGGCCTTAGGCGGCAATGCCATGGTGTCATTTTACTTAACCGAATTAATATTATTCGATAATCAACATAAAAATCAA GGTCAATGTCTTATAAGTATTGGTGGCGATGCGGTTTATGTTTCATATCATCAAGATGACTAA